One region of Sphingomonas kaistensis genomic DNA includes:
- a CDS encoding succinate dehydrogenase assembly factor 2 has protein sequence MLEDPTPKRLRWRAHHRGTKEADRMIGGFFDAHHQQWNAQEMALFEALLEEQDVDIMAWCIGTQKVPERFEGEMMIAMQRLDYLPIDR, from the coding sequence ATGCTCGAAGACCCGACACCCAAGCGCCTGCGCTGGCGCGCGCATCACCGTGGGACCAAGGAAGCCGACCGGATGATCGGCGGGTTCTTTGATGCGCATCACCAGCAGTGGAATGCGCAGGAGATGGCGCTGTTCGAGGCGCTGCTGGAGGAACAGGACGTCGACATCATGGCCTGGTGTATCGGAACCCAGAAGGTGCCGGAGCGCTTCGAAGGCGAGATGATGATCGCCATGCAGCGCCTAGATTACCTTCCGATCGATCGGTGA